The stretch of DNA TCCGTGCTGATTTCTTCATACTGGCAAAGAGCGATAACAGCCAGTGCATTTAAAATATTGTGATTGCCGAACGTCGGAATTTTGAAAGTAGCATAGAATGTATTGCGCACGAATACATCGAAGGTTGTTCCCGTTGCATCATGTTCAACATTTCTTGCCTGAAAGTCATTTTCTTCCGCAAATCCGTAAAATACGACCGGCACTTTTGCTTGAATGCTTTGTAAGTGTTCATCATCCCCGCAAGCGAAGATCGCTTTCTTTACTTGCATGGCCATCGCTTGAAAAGCAGAGCATACATCTTCAATATCCGCAAAGTAATCCGGATGGTCAAAGTCAATGTTCGTCATAATGGCATAATCTGGATGATAGGATAAGAAATGACGGCGATATTCACATGCTTCAAACACAAAATATTGCGCGTCTTTTTCTCCTTTACCAGTGCCATCCCCAATCAGAAAAGAGGTGGGCTTGGCACCGCTGATGACATGAGCAAGCAATCCTGTCGTCGACGTTTTCCCGTGCGCACCTGTAACCGCCACGCTCGTATATTTCTCCATTAATTCCCCAAGAAATTCATGGTAGCGGACAACAGATAAATTTAGTTCTTTCGCTCTTACAATTTCCTCATGTTCATCAGAAAAAGCATTGCCGGCAATGACCGTCATGCCCGGCTGAATATTTTCAGCTCCAAACGGAAGAAGAGGAATTCCTTCCTCTTCCAGTGCTTTTTGAGTAAAGAAATATTTATCAACATCAGAACCTTGCACCTTCATCCCTTTATCATGAAGTACCTGTGCAAGGGCGCTCATTCCTGAGCCTTT from Bacillus xiapuensis encodes:
- the murC gene encoding UDP-N-acetylmuramate--L-alanine ligase, with protein sequence MTTYHFVGIKGSGMSALAQVLHDKGMKVQGSDVDKYFFTQKALEEEGIPLLPFGAENIQPGMTVIAGNAFSDEHEEIVRAKELNLSVVRYHEFLGELMEKYTSVAVTGAHGKTSTTGLLAHVISGAKPTSFLIGDGTGKGEKDAQYFVFEACEYRRHFLSYHPDYAIMTNIDFDHPDYFADIEDVCSAFQAMAMQVKKAIFACGDDEHLQSIQAKVPVVFYGFAEENDFQARNVEHDATGTTFDVFVRNTFYATFKIPTFGNHNILNALAVIALCQYEEISTEIVKERLLTFGGVKRRFSEKHIGKQTLIDDYAHHPTEIKATINAARQKYPDREIVAIFQPHTFSRTQTFLTDFAESLSEADAVYLCDIFGSARENHGKLTIEDLQGKIPGAKLMKEEDTSLLKKHSDSVLIFMGAGDIQKFQAAYEQLIIQK